A window of Deltaproteobacteria bacterium genomic DNA:
AAGCCCACGATGTCGACTCATTCTACGTTCAACAGTTGGCCTCCCTTCCCGTCAACGGCTACCGTCAACTCGATCCCTCCGGGCCTAGAAGGGGGCCGAACAATAGTCGCTGGAGGGTCCAGGAGAACCTGCCGGGGAGTGGCCAGGCATGAGGCCGCTGCGTACACGCCTTCTGGAAGAACGGGCGCGCTCGGACACTCCATGGGAGGTCCTTGAAAGGGACTACCTGTTGTCATGGCTTCTTGCCGGGATCGCTGAGAAGCCCGCGCTCAGAGACAACCTCGTCTTCAAGGGTGGAACCGCCCTCAAGAAGTGCTACTTCGGCGAGTATCGTTTCTCCGAGGATCTGGACTTCTCGAGTCTCGAAGGGACTCCCGTAGGCGAGGAAATGGAGTACTTGGTAGAGGAGGCATGTGGGCAGAGTCAAGTTTTTCTCCCGAGATTCGAAGGAATGGACGGATGACACGTTCCGCATGCAGTTGGTGTTGGTGACGGCACGGATTTTTCTGCGCCGGCTGCACTATCGGGAGGAACCCTGGCCTTCCTGAAGTTCCTTTCGCGCAGAACACGAGGATTGACGTAGTTCTTGAGAACCGGAGGACTCTGATCAATTGTGCCGGCACCAATTGATCAGAATCTCCCTGGATGGGTCGGTCAGTGCTCCCGCAGCAGCCGCCCGTAGCCGTTGATGCGGTCGTTCACTCCGGTGCGGCGCAGCGTCTCCCACACGATGGCCTGTATGGCGATGATCACGTTGACGCCGAGTTCCTGCTCCAGCGGCTCGATGATCTCGATGATGCCCCAGTGGGGCGCGGGGATGTAGATGGTGTCGGCGTCGGGGTAGTCGCGGTAGAGTGCCTCGGCGAGGGCCTTCACGTCGTCCTGCGAGATGGTGGCGAGGTCGGCGACTGTTTTCTGGGCGCCCTTGAAACCCAACAGCTCGAAGCCGTAGTGGGTGACGTACTCGGCGTGGAAGCCCTCGGGGTCGATGAAGGGGTGCAGGAGCACGAGCTTGTTGGCGCCCACGGCGCGCAAGGCGTTGACCTGTGCGGTGATGCTGGAGGTGACCGGCACGCCGATCTCTTCCTCGGTCTTGCGCAGGGTTTCCGCGAGCCCTTCATAGCCCAGGGACAGGTTCAGCGGAACGCCGCCGAAGACCATGATGTCGACCCCGGCCTGGCCCATCTCCCGGGCCGCCTCCAGGGTCATCTCCACGCTCCGGACGGTTTCTTGTTCGGTCAGCTTCTTGATGGCGAGGGTGGTGAGGACCAGCGTCACGCCCTCCGGCACCATCTTGTAGAACTCGTAGGGGAAGGTCTCCGTCAGGTAGGGCGGGGACGTGTATCCGATTCGGGCGCGATATCCGTACATGGCTGGGCCTCCTCAGGTGACGTGTGATGTCCTGTCACATATCGGCCGGTGAAAGTCCACAGGTTTGTGCCGCGGGACATGATGTGGTCGAGGGCCTCATCCGATCGCCGTGTCAGGTCAGGTTCCGGGTCCTGGGGTCCAGGAAATCGCGCAGCCAGTCTCCCAGCAGGTTGATGGACAGCACCACCAGCACGAGTGCCACCCCCGGGAAGAACGACAGCCACCACGCCGTGGTGATGTGCGAACGGCCGTCCGCGATCATGGCCCCCCAGGAAGGCGTGGGCGGCGGGATTCCCGCGCCCAGGAAGCTCAACGAAGCCTCCACGATGATGACCCAACCCACCTGAAGCGTCGCCAGCACCACCAGGGGGTTGACGATGTTGGGGAAGATGTGGCGCTGGAGGATTCGAAACGGGGAGCAGCCGGCCACCCGGGCCAGGGCGACGAACTCCCGCTCCTTCCAGGTCAGCACCTCGCCGCGCACGAGGCGGGCGAACCGTGCCCACATCACCAGGCCCAGGACGAGTATGAGGTTCCTGAAGCTCGGACCGAACACCACCGCGAAGAGCAGCGCGATCAGGATGATGGGGAGCGACAGCATGGCGTCGGTGGCGCGCATGATGAGGGTGTCGACCCAGCGTCCGAAGTAGCCCGAGATAAGCCCCAGCAGGGTGCCGATAACG
This region includes:
- a CDS encoding ABC transporter permease, whose amino-acid sequence is MADTGITVTADTGVAVSASDLPGSVRARARRLLVVPLLILLLFGGLGVLADVVAPYPPNKIALRARLLPPAWQEGGRLAHPLGTDRLGRDMTSRIIHGARVSIAAGLAAVAVGGVIGTLLGLISGYFGRWVDTLIMRATDAMLSLPIILIALLFAVVFGPSFRNLILVLGLVMWARFARLVRGEVLTWKEREFVALARVAGCSPFRILQRHIFPNIVNPLVVLATLQVGWVIIVEASLSFLGAGIPPPTPSWGAMIADGRSHITTAWWLSFFPGVALVLVVLSINLLGDWLRDFLDPRTRNLT
- a CDS encoding nucleotidyl transferase AbiEii/AbiGii toxin family protein, encoding MRPLRTRLLEERARSDTPWEVLERDYLLSWLLAGIAEKPALRDNLVFKGGTALKKCYFGEYRFSEDLDFSSLEGTPVGEEMEYLVEEACGQSQVFLPRFEGMDG